The DNA segment TTTTAAGGCGAACAAGATATTGTCGGGTGATCCTTTACCACGAATTTGGACGTTGACTGTATATCAAAAGAAAAGGGACGATTTTTCAGGCAAGGAAATCGCTGCTTTTCGAGCGATGCGCGACATCGTGGTGGCGCGTCATTACGCCGATCTTCCCGGGGCTTAAAGGACCGCCCGCGTATTCCACAAATCCAGGTAACATAAACGAGGCAACGATGACTCAAACGATCTCTCATGTTTCGCCCGGAAATAACGTTTCCGTCGCGCCTTACGACCCCCGCGAAATCGCCAAGTTCTTGACAGCTTTTGTCGAGTGCAACCGTGAAATGCAAGAGTTAGCACTGGAAATGAGCGCTATTTTATCGGCTGAGGACTCCACGGACGACGAACGCCAGTTGGCTGCGGATGCGCTGCTGAGCGCATTATTTCCTAGCATCACAGCCGACGAACTAAATTCGTATCACCAACGGCTAAAATCTCCCGCCGGAATCGAGGCGTCAACAGCGCTGCGGTCCGAGCAAGAGTATTTTTCAACCCGTGTTAAGCAACTCATGGCCGAAAAAGGAATCACCCAGGAAATGCTGGCTCAAGCGATCG comes from the Pirellulales bacterium genome and includes:
- a CDS encoding helix-turn-helix transcriptional regulator, which encodes MTQTISHVSPGNNVSVAPYDPREIAKFLTAFVECNREMQELALEMSAILSAEDSTDDERQLAADALLSALFPSITADELNSYHQRLKSPAGIEASTALRSEQEYFSTRVKQLMAEKGITQEMLAQAIDVGQPAISNLLNRGCRPQRRTIERIANSLGVSCQEIWPGE